A stretch of the Hornefia porci genome encodes the following:
- a CDS encoding PAS domain-containing protein: MNQIVAIQEVIEKIDDAVKREDYKDPDAALALLQSLKADLHYFHEAGIDFKVVVDSLDDSIYITDKEGRVMYVNPAHKKNTIEPEEVLGRLTGDIVREGTLFTGGSTMDVIKEKKKIFRLSTVQKKDPPKSDIP, translated from the coding sequence ATGAATCAGATAGTAGCCATACAGGAAGTAATTGAAAAAATCGACGACGCCGTCAAGAGAGAGGACTATAAGGATCCGGACGCCGCCCTGGCGCTGCTGCAGAGCCTCAAGGCTGATCTGCACTATTTTCACGAGGCCGGAATCGATTTCAAGGTCGTAGTGGACAGCCTCGACGACAGCATTTACATCACCGACAAAGAAGGACGCGTCATGTATGTGAATCCGGCTCACAAAAAGAACACCATTGAGCCGGAAGAGGTCCTGGGACGCCTCACCGGCGATATTGTCCGCGAGGGCACTCTGTTCACCGGCGGATCGACGATGGACGTCATCAAAGAGAAAAAGAAGATTTTCCGCCTCTCTACAGTGCAGAAGAAGGATCCCCCGAAGTCGGATATACCGTAG